taatttatttttagtagagagaggtcagaactgtcaaatgaaataacaggggagtatttaacgaataaactgtactaaatggctagacaaaaaattctggaaattttatggttagaagatatatgagtctaattttaaggaaaatttacggatattaatttggagtttcgtagctcaagatataaataatttagtaacaatgactcaagtagacagcttaatggtgaaattatatatatacattaaaaatggttaaatttgcatgtttaggctcgtgaattaaattgaatcatgttgtattgatgattataaattattattttcgtagccaacaaagaacctgaagcatcagcatcgaaaggaaaggagaaagtcatcaaggactaaaacgggagaattacggtgtgtattactataattcgaattttaattattattgattgctgaaattttaattgttatgtatggtaaataagacttgaggtaagtatgtgaaattgaaattagaaaaagtaaaataataccctattaactcgtcggactagattcgatacaaatggctgtagttcggccgagaagatgtttctgttattatatacttcggtttatccgaataggcatttaatgccttattggtgtgttggGAGGATATATTATACCGGTGTGTTATGGAAGATTTACAATATTCCGGGTGTGTTTAGGTTGGATattttggtgtgtttgggttggatattctggtgtgtttgggtggaaatCCGTGTATCTGTCATAGTTCGAGCTTTgttaataggataaataattgaaatgaaattttgaaaatgatgttatttgttttagcactattgaaaactacgagaaagaatgtatgagttaaattatgaattgagttagtatgagaaaaatgaattatgaatttaagattttatgaagtaaaataattatatataaaagtagtttaaataattataaaatttatggttgatgtttgtaatttattaatattaaatagtcttgatttatagtaataccactgagtatatccatactcaacaGACGGTTGTCTCCGTCAtgagttagtagaagtcaagtgttcCGGCTCAGTATCCagaacaatcccgactccaacacaaatttggtgatgtatatttttcttttgggtaaaggtggcatgtacataggtgttgtttagtcacttgaatatgtatattactttgggtagtgaaggatgaattataaaatttagatggttaaatgaaatggaaagaaaagtacatgatattttgatacatgaacattaagttgttaaatgaatgaagtttttaatcaattttgaatgatgctatgatagttattaagttaaaattgtgttaatgatataaatattagttatataaatgtGAAACATTGGTGTTAGTGGTTTTGGTTTCAATTTgcaggaggtttaggtaaaaataagcagaaatgctgccaaaatttttataaaaaaaaatgtatatatatttggaatACACGAACGAGTCCCGTTCCTcttttaatatgtgtttgaacTTCGAAAGTTCAAGacagggacttaattattatattatactatgaaacttatattaattgtaaattattcgtaagttgtctgatatgtccggtaatgcctcataacctcgttccggcgacggtttggggttagggggtgttacatagccAGTAAGCAAATCAAGCTTTGAGAAAAACTAAGAGTTGCCCAACTCATCAAATAATTCATCGGCTGTTGGAATAGGAAACTTGTTTTCGATCGTGACGGTATTCAACGCTCTATAATCTACACAAAACCGCCACGTACCATCCTTTTTCTTAACGACGAGGATTGGAGAAGAAAATAGATTAGTGCTTCGGCGGATTAAGTTCTGATCCAACATCTATTGAAATTGGCGTTCGACCTCCGCTTTTTGGAAATAGGGATAACGATAAGGGAGAACATTGACTGGCTTCGCGTCGGGTTGGAGATTTATGGCATGGTCATTTGGTCTAGCAGGTGGAAGGCCTTGAGGGGGAACAAACACTGATTCAAATTCTGCTAAGAGAGCTACCATGTCAGGCGACTCAATAGAAGGCCCAACCAAGGATGGTTATTGAAGATGCAACAGATAACACGTGGCCATGGCGTTAGTTTCGGCCATCCGATGGAGAGAGTGCAACTGAACCTGTTGAGGACCTGAACTAGACTCATTCAACCAATAGATGTCGATAGTGCCTTGTCGAAATTGTAACGATAATTTGGAGAAATCCATTGTTATCGGAACCAAAGTAGCTAGCTACGCGACTCTAAGAACCAATTCAGTACCTTTCAACGGAAACACATAAAAGTCTGTCACAATTTTCATACCTTGAACACGTAGGTGAAGATCCTTAATACACCTCTCATTCTGCAGTTTTTGACCACTGCCTACCATGACACTAAAATTGAGGGTAGAAGTAACCGACAGTCCCAAATGCTTGGCCACGTGAGACTGAATAAAATTATGTGTACTATCGCCATAGATTAGAATCCGAACGGAATGACCAGAAATGGTTCCTACGACCCTGATGGTATTAGGGTGAATCCCACCTACTAAGGCATTCAAGGAAACTAAAGATTTATTAGGATAAGATCCATCAACGTCATCACTGTCTGAGGCAATAAGGGGTAGTGGTGATTGTGGTGGAGGTGAAACAACAGATGTGCTTTCATCATCCAACAGAAATAGTTGAGGGTCTTTGCATTTATGCCCAGGCAGATACTTGGCATCACAGTAATAATGCAACCCCTTTTCATGACGTGCTTGAGCTTCAGGCGAAGAAATACGGCGAGAGGTTGGGATAGAGGAAAGTGCTAGATTGGGTAGATCTACTGGAGGGGGACGGCCCGGTTGAAACTTAGGCTTAAGAGTAGCCAGATTGGGAGTGGGTAATGAAGGGAGCGGCTTGTTGGAGGAGGCCCGACCCAATTGCCGTCAGTCGTGTAAATGAGCTTTCTGAAATCGAGCAAGTGCCTGAACCTCGATCATAGAAGAAGGATGATGGCTAAGCACCTCATGCTTGATATCTACACGCAAGCCTGAAATAAAGCAGTCTGTTAAGAACTCATCGGATACATTATGAATACGCGAGCTAAATCTTCGAACTGAGATTGATAATCCTCCACTGTCATTCTTTGAGTCAATTTAGACAATTGTCTCGCCGGTGATTCAATGTCCAGAACGGTGAACCACTTTTGAATCGCATCAACCAAGTGGTTCCACCCAGCCAGTTAACCGTTGACGTTGCATCCACTGAAACTATTTCCGTGCCCTCCATTCGGAAAGAAGCCATGGTGACGCGGTGATGGTTTTCCGTATTGTAAAACTCAAAAAAATCATAAAGTGATGCTAACCATTCATTTGGATCTTTCCCAGTAAACAAAGGAAGTTCCACCTAGACAAGCTTTGGAGCAAAGGGAAAAACATCATCAGAATCGGCGCGGAGCTTTACTTTTCCCTGCACTGCACTGCTATCGATGGTGATATCACCTCTTCTAGATGTAGCCGCCGAGATTCCCAACTGAGCAGAGATGGCGTGTAACTGACTGGCCATGTCCTGAAGTGTGAACTAGATAGTTGTGTTCCATTGTTCCTGAGTTGTAACATAATTTTGTAGCGAGGTGAAAACCTTGTCATGGTGAGCGGTAGTGTCTTGAAGGGCTTTAATGGGTTCTGAATGATTCACCGTGAAGAAGTTTAATGAAAGCACCAATTTATTATGATCAGTGTTTGGAAGGAGAACATTGcagaaattgagaaaattagaTGAGAGAAAGAAGCTTAGATTTCAAAGAAAATAGTAATTCagagcttttttttttctatatccTAGGGTTTACACATGCGTCTTATTTATAGTTTGTTCCCTAAGATAGGACAAAATCTGTTAGAGAGGTTGGAATTCTTTTTTCCCTCTTGCTCCTGCGTGGTTCCACTTAACCTGGCTCATCCACCTATCATGTATTCTTGGTAGCAGCTGTGACACTCACTAACAGGTTCTAATCATATTTGCTCCTTTTGGCATAAGAACTACTCATAGTCTCTCCTCAAcctataaataagaggataatgcgcttcaacacACTTAAACTCACGTCCTCCTATATTGAGCCGAACAAATAGTTTAACTCTTAGatctttttttataattaaggTATTTTTCATATTCGTTTTATAACTAATGGAAATCTTTTAGAAATTTATTGTTGTCTCTAGTGCTGGAATATCACATTAAGTTTTGAAGCGACTaattaaaatctttaaaaatttcgagggtttaattaaaattttcaaatatttagtagaacttgattaaaattttaaaaattcttagAAAgcctaaataaaattttcaaaaatttcgaAAATAGTTTTTCAGATTTCTGCCCTCCTCTTAagttaaaaagttttaaaattgaacCAGTTATCAAATTAATCATACCATTAATTTATAGATATAACTAATtcgattaaataaatcattaaaattcataaaaataaaataaaatatttaaaattcgaTTCAATCCGTTAAACCTCATAGTTCAATCAAtattttacataatatatataccgATTTTTCAGATCAACCAATTCATTACCCTTGTTCGGATTTGTATATAATTGAGATCGATTAGAATTGTTATGCGACGTGAAATTCGTGGAATCTATTTATAATAAATGAAAAAGTCTTATCCATATACAAAGACAGACAAATTGGCTAATAAATTTTTATTCCCTTTTTTCCGAAAGCCGTCTACCATTGTTTGTTTAACAGCCAGCAAATGGCATGCCTTCATGCATgcattattataataaattaaacacCCAATTTATACTAACTTTCGGTCAGTTTTCGACTAAACATTTCCTACAAAATCTATCAACCCTCcaatttaaagatatttattttatacatatttttttaatttttttaatgaaatctaTCAACAGAGTTTAATATATTAAGTATAAAATATTGAATCTTAATTCGATTGATATGAGCATTATTATCAATATAAGAGGACGTGGGTTTGAATGCACTGAATTgtattatccttctatttatggTTTGAGGAGGAATTATGGATAGTTCAAGCATTTTGTCAAAACTAGTAGATATAATCAGAACTTatgatgaattcatttgtgaattttattttatttttagtgacAGTGTATATAATGattattttatatgaaataactatatttaaataaaaataatatatttaaaaaattcagTGGACTTAAATTGTCTCAAATAATTATTCACAAATATAAGCGAGTTTCAATAAAATTTAGTGTCCATATTGCTACTTAAATCAAAGCTTGATCAACTATATTTACTACTAATAACATATATAAATTTGATCCGACCTTACCTCACtcatgaatatatgtgtattcaaGCTTTAATTATGAATCAAAGAATCCAAAAAGGAACAAGTAAAACTTAAGCTGCCACAGATAACTTTATGTTTCATGTACCTAATTTCTTCAAAAGAGTTAGGCTTGAGTCCCTTTCTTTAGTGTGTATGTGTACATATAAAATtcgaaagtgtgtatatatacaATTAAACGTATATATTCTGGGTTTGGTTCATGTATATATATccaagaaaccaagagaaaaacACAGCAAAATATCGAGTGAAACAGTAGATTTTCTAGGAAATATGAGTCATTCACCTCTAAAATCTCCTCTACATAATCAACAAACAACTGAACTTCACCAGCATTCGATTCCGAATGTAGTTCATGTTCCAAAGATACATGAGCCCGTGGTGGCATATCCGGATCCATACTATCTACAACAAGTAAGTACCTTGACAACAAACAACTTGGTTGCATCGAACCCTCCACAAGGCTATCGGCAATCCCCGATTGCTACACCTGCGGAGGCATATCCGGACCCGAACTATCCGCAACCCCAGGCAGTTTCACCCGTGATGGCATATCCGGATCCGCATTATCTACAACAATTAAGTACCTTGGCAGCAAACAACTTGGCTGAAGAAGTACCTCCAGTTCCATCGAATCCTCCACAAGGCTACCCGCAACGCACAGCTGCTTCATTGAACGTAAAGCCGGCGCCAGTGTCGTCATCGGGTGGTTGTTGTATCATCTTATGAAAACCATGGCTGATCTCTTAATCTCATCAAGTTTGATGTCAACTTTTTATGATTCCTTCGCATCAAGTTCTCATTTAAGTTTTATCCTTGTTTCTTATGAAGTAAAATTCATAAACTCTACTTGAAGTTTGTTTTGTATTACGATTGGATCAAATTGAGGAGACATGAATTTAGTGGAACTATGAATTATTGCTCTTTACTTTTCATCACCGATTTTCAATTTAACCATCTAGAATAAGAAAATCTTTGTTCAATTTTCTCAACAactaaattaaaatgaagaattaaaataaattctaaacGAGATAAATAAAAAAGAGATTAGAGACCactcaataaaaaaatatttaaggaTTTCTTTTTTAGCATTTTAAGAGTTTCATTTATTTCtaaaaaaactaaaagaaatgagAAGGTTAATTtcactaatttttttttcacGAGGTACAATTCAaaatttctaattatttatttttacggATTTAAACATGATGGAAATTAATCACATCAGTAAGAATATATGCCGAAACGACTCTTGATTGGATTTCAACTATTGGTAAAGCAATTATACTTCCTTCACCTaattgaaaacttgatttaaCAGCTCTTCTTAAAAGGCGTGAATACAAATGCAAAACATACTTAGCCTTTCCTCCCATTGCTTGGGAGCTtgtggttttatatgttttatttcacTCCCCAACCGTAGTTCTTTTCACCTTTTTTTCATGGTATTACTTTATTATCGGTCACCTAAGAGTACTTAGCCTTATAAGGTGGTCTTTACTGATTTACACAATATTATTGTGCCCATACTACTCAGGTCAAAATGTAAGTTATAATGTTTTCGACTACCAAATTTTATTTGCatcaacaataattaaataattttttaaaaaagaatctAAAAAGTTGATAAACATAAATTCTAATATTAGGACAATAAATATGGGCCAAAATCACGGAATAAAaccaaaaatatattttaaaatcgaATCACACTATCTTTtagctgtttttttttttcaattctgaTAACATTTCTTGCAGTATTTAATGAATCATTAAAGTATTAAACTAAATAAACAGCCTGCATCCAGAATTCACATATTCCTCAAATATTAATCCTAAACttgaacatgaaattgaaatTCCAACGAGCAGCAGCATCATTCTCCTCCATTAAGGGTTAGGGTTCTTCCGAAAAATTATAATCCAAATAAATCAccatgtaaatattaaatagggatatatgtttgatatgaatattttttaaaattttatcatagaGTCATCGGACACAGATGACGTAAATGAAGACTACATGGTAGATGATGTTAGAGTAAGAACTCCTACAATCACCATCACCAGCAAAGTAATCAACAAGGGCTCAGCATCCTAAAGAGATGAGCATGATACAGCAGATTTACTTTAGCATAAAGCTCAGCCATGATtgtatgttgtttgctgaatatATTCCTTTTTAtctaaatattgaaaaatatatgttattttcaaTGGATTCAAATCATAGATTTAAATAGTAATTGATATTCTCTGCATTCCATCACAAGACCACACATTACATCTACACTCCATCTTCAAAGCATGTGGAATAAGATCCTTGATTGAAATCTTAAAATAATACCTTAATAAGTGATGTgtacaataataaaatatattacacttaaaaaaaattagggtaaactctaaaaatagttacttttgtttgtttcagattacattttagtcacttatgtttgaaatattacgttttagtcaagcacgttattattttgttacgaagtggtcacttTATCGTTAATCTCCGTTACCTTTCTAACGGCGATCCTACGTGGCAGTCAAAATAGGTTTTAAATGTCAACTTAGATGTCCTATGTgacaatccaaattaaatttatttaattaaaaacttattttcaTCTGAACAATTAGACATCCAAGTTGGtatttaaaacccatttgaaTTGTCACGTAGGACTGCCATAAGAGAGCAGAGTTTAACGATAAAGTGATCATTTCATAATAGAATGAtaacataagtaactaaaatataatctaaaatgattatttttataatttatttatgtttatgaatACAAACTATATCTGAATCTTACTAAAAATTAGTAAACTGAAAATGAATACAAACTATATCTGAATCTTACtaaaaaattagtaaaatgaaaatgaaaaatttctTAGTTGTGGCATTGGGTTTCCATTTTTAGTGATGTTAGTGACATCTATCCATTTTTTGGGTGGTGTTAGTGACACCTAAAACTTTGATTGTTTtgtctttttattttcatttggcACCTTCACTGTGCCCCCATTGCTACTTTCCAGCCTAAAAGattaaactttgaaaaattaaaggattatTTCATTAATAAGGTTAAAAAAGAAGCAACCTATTGAGAAAATTTGATGGGAGGTTTGAATATTTTACAGTCTTCAATCTCATAAGCTTTGTTCAAACCACAACCCTTAAAAAATTATTCACTTACATATATTCGAATCTATATTCTCAAATTATTTAGTTACAAGCATTTGAATCTATATTCTCTAACAATAATATTAATGCCAAAATTTGAAAACGTTATCGAAACGCACAACTGTTGGCGGAGGAAGTGTGAAATACAAGCTGGTGGGTTCTTTTATTCTATTTACTTTTTATAATCTGGTGCATCCTTTTACTTGCCCAATGACAGCTAAATTATTtcacttttaaaattttgatttcttGCTGAATAAATATCGAGAAACTAAGACACCAAACCAGACCAGGCCAGTTTCTGGGAGAAACAAGGGAGTCGTTGAGTTCCCAGTTTATGTAAAAATACCATGAATCAGCTTTCTCAAGGCTTGCCTTTAATGGGTGCTCATCAAGGGAACCAGGATGAAGATTACAGAGAGGGACGAACGACCCACGACAATTCCAACAAGAGCCAGCAGCAGCATCGACCTCCTCGAGAAAGTTATCAGAGCTCTGTTGATCTTCAACAACAGCATCGGCCTCCTCGGGAAACTTCTAAGAGTTCCGATCGTATTCAACAACAGCATCCACCTCCTCTAGATATTTATCAAAGTTCCGATCATCTTCAACAACAGCATCGGCCTCCTCGGGAAACTTATAAGAGCTCAGATCATATTCAACAACAGCATCCACCTCCTCGAGATATTTATCAAAGTTCCGATCATCTTCAACAACAGTATCAGCCTCGAGAAACTTATAAGAGCTCAAATCATATTCAACAAGAGCTTCGTCCTCCTCGAGAAAGTTATCAGAGTCCAAATCATATTAAACAACAGCATCAGCCTCGGGAAACTTCTAAGAGCTCAGATCATATTCAACAACAGCATCAGCCTCGGGAAACTTATAAGAGCTCAGATCATATTCAACAACAGCATCAGCCTCATCGGGAGAGTTGTCAGAGTTCCGATCATCTTCATCAACAACAGCGTCAGCCTCCTCGGGAAAGTTATCAGAGTTCCGATCATTTTCAACAACAGCAATATCAGCCTCGAGAAAGTTATCAGGAGTCGGGACATCTTCAACAACTGCATCGGCCTCCTCTGGAAAGTTATCAGAGTTCCAATCATGTTCAACAACAGCAACAGCTTTCGGAAAGTTATCATCAGAGTTTCAATCATCTTCAACAGCAGCAGCATGAGCCTCGGGAAAGTTATCAGAGCTCCGATCATCTTCCTCCTCGAGAAAGTTATCAAAATTCCGATCATCTTCAGCAACAGCAGGCTCCAGTTATCAAAGGATATGCAACAAAAGATGATTCTTATTCTTTGATTAACAAAGTTGCCTCTGATCATCAGTTGCCTTCAGTTGTCGATCTTTCAAAACATGTTCATCATCCTAGTGGTTATCAGAGTTCCCATTCTCCGACACCTCGGGTTAAGCCTCCTTCCACCCGTGACCCGAATTCCATTCTCATGAACCCTAAACCTCGTAGTCTGCTGTATCATGAAGAGTATGCAATGACCCAGGGAAATACAGCAGATGATTCAGCCGAAGCGGAGAACAAAAATGTTAAAGTAAAGAGAAGCCATACTAATAAACCACAGTCTTCATCATCATGTTGCCAGTGATACAACCATTATATTGTGTGAAAACACCATCCTACAGGTGAAGTAATGTGTAATAGGTATGTGTGTTCATTTATGTGTACAAGAAGTTTAAGATATGTAATATAAgttatatgtaattttttttcgttaaatttggttaaattttactatttgtaagttgtggatttaatttttataatttagttttgattttatTGTGAGTAACATGTGAAGCTAGCTAATAATCTTACGTAGCATTACATATGTGGTGATATGTTTGTCACATCGGACTTTAAAAATAACAGGACATGATGAATTTAGCaaccataatttcatcaaaattgaaatttaaaatttaaaaataaaaaattaaaacaatcaaattaaaatataaagattaaattcagaacttacttaaaataaaaaaactaatagtaaaatttaaataGTTTCTTTTGTTGATCCATATGCACGATTCGATGtacttaataatataaaattatatgaaattaaagtataaaaattaaattattaatttaaaaatagtagaaggattaaaattaaaatttaactttatttGAATAAGTGTGAAATATAAGCTTCTCAAGGgtcatttaaaatatttttattctttaatttatttctttACAACATGGTCACTTTATTCTTGGTTCTTCACATGAAGCAATGACATTAAATTATTTCATCTTCTTTTTACTTTAAAATTCTTATATTTCATGTTCAATCCACATTAAAGAAACTAAAGAGTAAAGACCAAACCAGATCAACAGGCCTGTGAGAGAAAAAAACAGGGGAGTTTGCCTTCAATGGATGCTCATCAATGGAATCAAGTTGAAGATTACAGCGAGGGACGAACATCGACGATTCGAACAAGCAGCGATAATGCCAACGAAAGCCGGCAGCATCGGCCGCTTCCTGTTCCAAACGCCGATCATCTTCAACGACAACAGCAGCAGGCTCCGGCTATGGTCGCATCTTCAGAAGGGTATCCGTCGAAAGATGATGATTCTGAGAGTGATGGGAGTTTCGAGTCTTCCCGGAAATCCGAACAGGATTGTGTTTCAAATGATCAGAGAATTTTCGAGCCTAAACCACAGCAGCCGACTCACGTGGAAGAAAAGTGCTACCAATCTAAGCAATCGTTACCATCGGTTGCGGCTCGGTCTCCTCCGAAAGAGGGTGAACGGAGTTCTCCGAGTTTTAACCAGCCCCAACAATGGCAAACTTCAGATAGGGTTAATCCTCCTACAAGACATCCTAGTGGTTCTACTTCTCAGAGTTCCCATTCTGCAATACCTATGAAAGCACATTCAAACACAGGGTATACACGTTTACCTTCGGTTGAGGCTCCTTCGGCACGTGTTCCTCCGAAGGTCGACCCGATTCCGATGAGCTATAATCCTCGTCCGCCGCATCCGGACGAGGAGGGAATGGCCTATCGTGGAGAAACAACGGTACCCGAAGATGAAATCACACCTGCAACTGCCGATTCTATCGAAGCGTCACCTAAAAATGTTGCTGTGAAAAGAAAAACACCACCACCACCATCATCTTCACCACCTTGTTGCTGCATCTCGTAGCGTCATAAGTCCAGTGTTGTCAAAGGCAATTTTACCTTGCTTCCCCAAGTAAAAGGGCAATTTGTGTGTGTTTGTGTATGTGTGTATAATAAGCTTAAAAGCTCCGTTACCAATTATATCAAAAATGAATTTATCACTCAAATAACGTCAATGGCAAAAACTATAACATCTCACACAATAAATACTCATAATCAGGGATTTAAATAGCGGTCCGCTATCGCTATAGCGGCTGTTATATAGCGGTAGCGGCATTGTCCGAAACCGTTATCGCTGAAATCGCTATTATTGTTTTACAATAAGTTATGTGAAAAATTCACGACCGCGATACTTGCAATGACCGCAATAGCATTCGTTATGTTCGCAACCGCGACAAACGAAACGCAATAAAAAATGCGGCCGCGACCGCAATTTAAATCTCTGCTCATAATAAACCATCGTGTGCaaccaagaaaagaaaaaaaaaaggtttacaTAGCAAactgaaaataattaaaatcaattGGATCGAAATCGATATTATTCAAATTTGAATTTTgtagatgaaaaaaaaaacaattcaacCATTAAATTAGAAGAAAAACGTGCTTAGACGTTTTAAACACacgttttctatttttttattaagtaaaaattacaaaagaaattttaagtttttgtaaattaagaaaaaaagaaTATCATAACTTatctatatattatataaaatcaaCTTGTAAGAAACCTTTAGGAGTATAAAAATTAATAGGGTATTTTAGGTAGAATAAAAATTAATAGGGATAATTTAAGCATTAAAACTTAATAACAGCAATTTAggtattttgtaaaaaaattaattaatttgtttataaattttaaaatcttattattagttatttttatttaatataaataagggTATTTTAGAAGTATAAAAATTAATAGGGATATTTTAGGTAGAATAAAAAGCAATAGGAATAATTTAGGCATTAGAACATAATAAGcgctattttattttataaacaaagttaatttatttatttataaattttaaaatttattggtagttattttatttaatatatatatatatatatatatctatatttgtctatctatatctatatataatatattttcacCTCCACTTTTGTAGATCTGTTCATGGGTTGGGTCATCCCGCTCAGCCCGAAGGTCAATCTCAAAAGTGAGagggtttgagtaaaaatataaacTTGAAAAATGGGCTTAGGAAAAAAAAAGGCTCGTTTAGAAAACGGGTCAAATCTCAAATAACGCTTCTCGATCCTGGTTTGGCCcgaatatgaaaaaaaaagaaacttttttttattgttttgttactattttttttcactattttgctaCCCTTTTACGATTATGTtattacaattttattattattgtttggatattatataactcttgttttatttttaattttgttatattttagaggcatttgtttgttaagttgcacttatcttagtgttatttaagtatacatattatttttttatttttaatttgttgagaaatattt
The Gossypium arboreum isolate Shixiya-1 chromosome 10, ASM2569848v2, whole genome shotgun sequence genome window above contains:
- the LOC108481731 gene encoding uncharacterized protein LOC108481731; translated protein: MNQLSQGLPLMGAHQGNQDEDYREGRTTHDNSNKSQQQHRPPRESYQSSVDLQQQHRPPRETSKSSDRIQQQHPPPLDIYQSSDHLQQQHRPPRETYKSSDHIQQQHPPPRDIYQSSDHLQQQYQPRETYKSSNHIQQELRPPRESYQSPNHIKQQHQPRETSKSSDHIQQQHQPRETYKSSDHIQQQHQPHRESCQSSDHLHQQQRQPPRESYQSSDHFQQQQYQPRESYQESGHLQQLHRPPLESYQSSNHVQQQQQLSESYHQSFNHLQQQQHEPRESYQSSDHLPPRESYQNSDHLQQQQAPVIKGYATKDDSYSLINKVASDHQLPSVVDLSKHVHHPSGYQSSHSPTPRVKPPSTRDPNSILMNPKPRSLLYHEEYAMTQGNTADDSAEAENKNVKVKRSHTNKPQSSSSCCQ